In Mytilus trossulus isolate FHL-02 chromosome 14, PNRI_Mtr1.1.1.hap1, whole genome shotgun sequence, a genomic segment contains:
- the LOC134697799 gene encoding uncharacterized protein LOC134697799: MKCIFCGGVGKYEQCEKCLFKGCQKCIVSHKDSCILFMKDKFHFCKDHNKHVDKYCFDCFHLTCEKCVVGNHLKHNILPICEAVHNIHGDIQSSIEELKIRIDQEQSAINYDTNKQTEYKLLVKQIDLEEQKIQECVTRTKATLLHNMERLQLTVDEKCTASKVILPAMRQARTTLQSVKHEKNAIIFLSRWSNPKSIIEKQELLKKEREEDDKAVVIGSDITRQLLDPFIRYNSNNQDSK; encoded by the coding sequence ATGAAGTGCATCTTCTGTGGTGGTGTGGGTAAATATGAACAATGtgaaaaatgtttattcaaGGGATGCCAGAAATGTATTGTTTCTCACAAGGATtcctgtattttatttatgaaagataagtttcatttttgtaaagatCATAATAAACATGTGGATAAATACTGTTTCGACTGTTTTCATCTTACCTGTGAGAAGTGTGTTGTTGGAAACCATTTGAAACACAATATATTACCAATATGTGAGGCTGTCCATAACATCCATGGTGATATTCAAAGTTCCATAGAAGAACTGAAAATAAGGATAGACCAAGAGCAGAGTGCCATTAATTATGACACTAATAAGCAAACTGAATATAAGCTATTGGTAAAGCAGATAGACttggaagaacaaaaaatacaagaatgTGTAACAAGAACAAAGGCAACATTACTGCATAACATGGAAAGATTGCAATTGACAGTAGACGAGAAATGTACGGCATCTAAAGTCATATTGCCTGCAATGAGGCAAGCAAGGACTACTTTACAATCGgtcaaacatgaaaaaaatgcaattatatttttatcaagatGGTCAAATCCAAAATCTATTATAGAAAAACAAGAACTCCTAAAGAAAGAAAGAGAAGAAGACGACAAGGCGGTTGTAATCGGATCAGACATAACACGTCAATTACTAGATCCATTTATAAGGTATAATAGCAATAATCAAGATAGCAAGTAA
- the LOC134697800 gene encoding uncharacterized protein LOC134697800 has product MHTHHKGIISDHEETIRVMKREKDDLQTRLSSVAGEKLTKGNPSITDLGDPNRPMKIGEKYGELYDNEWTDAMENIKIVKEYYPDMKDNETEEIIIRHLQRLLKCCYGECLWKAEDQIQTLGKALAETMCLTFESKEEIKSLTVCKEASVLRRTKSEDFAKFLVQNKVLCNNTIDDWDYINKNGNVMQILMESTFFEKCVYLCWCMVIQDPVMYLDDDPIPCTPIDKNTYKEFVKSGDSVAYVVWPALFLHKGGPLLYKGVVQAYWKKDDDDNMEGTSV; this is encoded by the exons GTTGAGCAGTGTCGCAGGTGAAAAATTAACAAAGGGAAACCCATCTATCACAGACCTTGGTGATCCGAATCGCCCAATGAAAATTGGCGAAAAGTATGGTGAGCTTTATGACAACGAATGGACAGATGCgatggaaaatataaaaattgtcaaGGAATATTATCCTGATATGAAAGATAATGAAACAGAGGAAATAATTATTCGACACCTTCAAAGACTTTTAAAG TGTTGCTATGGTGAATGTTTATGGAAAGCTGAAGACCAGATACAAACACTTGGTAAAGCACTTGCAGAAACGATGTGTTTGACATTTGAATCG AAAGAAGAGATTAAAAGTTTAACCGTGTGCAAGGAAGCATCGGTTCTGAGAAGAACAAAATCTGAAGACTTCGCAAAGTTCTTAGTTCAAAATAAG GTGCTGTGCAATAATACAATTGATGACTGGGATTACATCAACAAAAACGGAAATGTGATGCAGATTTTAATGGAATCAACGTTCTTTGAAAAGTGTGTCTACCTTTGTTGGTGTATGGTGATTCAAGACCCCGTTATGTATTTAGATGACGATCCAATTCCATGCACGCcaattgataaaaatacataCAAGGAATTTGTCAAGAGCGGAGATAGTGTTGCTTATGTTGTATGGCCAGCGTTGTTTTTACACAAAGGCGGACCTTTACTTTACAAAGGTGTTGTGCAAGCCTACTGGAAGAAAGATGATGATGACAACATGGAAGGAACAAGTGTTTGA